A single region of the Chelmon rostratus isolate fCheRos1 chromosome 5, fCheRos1.pri, whole genome shotgun sequence genome encodes:
- the znf366 gene encoding zinc finger protein 366: METDRVNFPSARSPPLRDDPRQASQHSFYLRPPPLYIKPPKFSPPRYPSTSPTRDTYSAFSPPAFFPMLGPGYAQKEGSQKRKRTPFKMDAPGGVSPERGAEEADERSSKKTVDLSHIPFSLAPRPIPSPSPSPKPIPGMIELNRLQLHHRSPGMNLPVRVKQEPLSASPVWPPSPLLLHPPCFPSLHHSLFPYPFFMPGPVMHLSPGSFYPREDLHPRHHDRDGPPRGGTTSAEKLGLNVHVDDSYYVDVGGDQKRWKCRMCEKSYTSKYNLVTHILGHNGIKPHGCHLCGKLFKQLSHLHTHLLTHQGMRPHKCQVCHKAFTQTSHLKRHMMQHSDVKPYSCSVCGRGFAYPSELRAHELKHEKGQENVCVECGLDFPTLAQLKRHLTAHRGPTLYRCAECQKTFQYPSQLQNHMMKHKDIRPYICSECGMEFIQSHHLKQHTLTHKGVKEHKCRICGREFTLLANMKRHVLIHTNIRAYQCHMCFKSFVQKQTLKAHMIVHSDIKPYKCKLCGKEFNRMHNLMGHMHLHSDSKPFKCLYCPSKFTLKGNLTRHMKVKHGVMDRGLDERLFRQRGRFCLSTPMGLLTHFSQEEPFDLSQKPPGLRLSQSDGESVPGSSCQEEDEESLYRRSQYSPEVDHHELEERGQGSPGELRPGEKQKQMYHHGLDEQTYERESAAEGHAVDPRGEKVHLLQSEETSEMAYDSDLELSDQVHHYETSRRQSYCYDSDSDLEDHHQELESKQQADGFCDAAETNESRSREGGLMLVTGRQDEE; this comes from the exons atggaaacagacagagTAAATTTCCCATCAGCAAGAAGTCCTCCTCTCAGAGATGACCCAAGACAGGCCTCTCAGCACAGCTTCTACCTACGGCCACCTCCGCTCTACATTAAGCCCCCAAAATTCTCCCCACCCAGATACCCCAGCACATCACCCACCAGAGACACCTACAGTGCGTTCAGCCCACCTGCTTTCTTTCCCATGCTTGGCCCCGGTTACGCCCAAAAGGAAGGATCCCAAAAACGCAAAAGAACTCCTTTCAAAATGGACGCACCAGGAGGCGTGTCTcctgagagaggagcagaggaggcagacGAAAGAAGCAGTAAGAAGACGGTGGACCTCTCCCACATCCCCTTCTCCCTTGCACCTCGCCCCATTCCCTCCCCATCTCCATCTCCTAAGCCCATCCCTGGCATGATTGAGCTAAACAGACTGCAGCTTCATCACAGATCACCAGGTATGAATCTACCTGTGCGGGTGAAACAGGAGCCTCTCAGTGCTTCCCCTGTTTggcctccctcccctctcctcctccaccctccctgcTTCCCATCTCTGCACCACAGCCTCTTCCCATACCCCTTCTTCATGCCCGGCCCTGTCATGCACCTCTCCCCCGGTTCTTTCTACCCAAGAGAGGACCTCCACCCCAGGCATCACGACCGTGACGGACCTCCACGCGGTGGGACAACCAGTGCTGAAAAGCTTGGTCTCAATGTCCACGTGGATGACAGTTACTACGTAGACGTGGGAGGAGACCAGAAGAGATGGAAGTGTCGTATGTGTGAGAAGTCCTACACCTCCAAGTACAACCTGGTCACGCACATCCTGGGACACAACGGCATCAAGCCACATGGATGCCACCTGTGTGGGAAGCTGTTCAAGCAGCTGagccacctgcacacacacctgctcacacaccaGGGCATGAGGCCCCACAAGTGCCAGGTGTGCCACAAGGCCTTCACTCAGACCAGCCACTTGAAGAGACACATGATGCAGCACAGTGATGTGAAGCCATACAG ctgcagtgtgtgcgGCAGAGGTTTTGCTTACCCAAGCGAGCTTCGCGCCCATGAGCTGAAGCACGAGAAAGGCCAGGAGAacgtgtgtgtggagtgtggtCTGGATTTCCCCACCCTGGCCCAACTGAAGAGGCACCTGACCGCCCATCGTGGTCCCACCTTGTACAG GTGCGCCGAGTGCCAGAAGACTTTTCAATACCCGAGCCAGCTTCAGAACCACATgatgaaacacaaagacatcagACCGTACATCTGCAGTGAGTGTGGGATGGAGTTCATCCAGTCACACCACCTGAAACAGCACACGCTCACTCACAAA GGGGTGAAGGAGCACAAATGTCGCATCTGCGGGCGTGAGTTCACCTTGTTGGCCAACATGAAGCGCCATGTCCTCATCCACACCAACATACGGGCCTACCAGTGCCACATGTGCTTCAAGAGTTTTGTCCAAAAACAGACTCTCAAGGCTCACATGATTGTCCACTCGGACATTAAGCCCTATAAATGCAAG CTTTGTGGGAAGGAGTTCAACAGAATGCACAATCTGATGGGACACATGCATCTCCACTCTGACAGCAAACCCTTCAAATGCCTTTACTGCCCGAGCAAGTTCACTCTGAAGGGAAACCTCACCAGACACATGAAGGTCAAACACGGCGTCATGGACAGAGGGCTGGATGAAAGAT TGTTTAGGCAAAGAGGACGATTCTGCCTGTCCACTCCCATGGGCCTCCTCACCCACTTCAGCCAAGAGGAGCCGTTTGACCTTTCCCAGAAGCCCCCGGGCCTCCGTCTCTCCCAATCTGATGGCGAGAGCGTCCCTGGAAGCTCGTGtcaggaggaggacgaggaaaGTTTGTACAGAAGGAGCCAGTACAGCCCTGAGGTGGACCACCacgagctggaggagagagggcagGGGTCTCCAGGTGAACTCAGGCCAGGGgagaagcagaaacagatgtATCATCATGGTTTAGATGAACAGACATATGAGAGGGAGTCAGCAGCAGAGGGGCACGCTGTAGATCCCAGAGGTGAGAAGGTGCACCTCTTACAGTCAGAGGAGACATCCGAGATGGCCTATGATTCTGATTTAGAGCTAAGCGACCAGGTGCACCACTATGAGACAAGCCGTAGGCAGTCGTATTGTTATGACTCCGATTCAGATCTAGAAGATCATCACCAAGAGCTagaaagcaaacagcaggcGGACGGCTTCTGTGACGCAGCAGAGACGAACGAGAGCAGATCAAGAGAAGGCGGGTTGATGTTAGTTACGGGTCGACAGGATGAAGAATAA
- the LOC121606134 gene encoding isotocin-neurophysin IT 1-like: MSGAAVSVCLLFLLSVCSACYISNCPIGGKRSIMDAPLRKCMSCGPGDRGRCFGPSICCGEGLGCLLGSPETAHCVEENYLLTPCQAGGRPCGSEGGRCAASGLCCDAEGCTTDQSCLLEEDGDDQTSQFEGGDPGDIILRLLHLAGHTSSHRVHQ; encoded by the exons AtgagtggagctgctgtgtcGGTGTGCCTACTgtttctcctgtctgtgtgctcaGCGTGTTATATCTCTAACTGTCCCATCGGTGGGAAGAGGTCCATCATGGATGCACCACTGCGCAAG TGCATGTCGTGTGGCCCCGGAGACAGGGGCCGCTGCTTTGGCCCCAGTATCTGCTGCGGGGAGGGCCTCGGCTGCCTGCTGGGCTCCCCGGAGACAGCTCACTGCGTGGAGGAGAACTACCTGCTCACCCCCTGCCAGGCGGGAGGGAGACCCTGTGGATCTGAGGGTGGACGCTGCGCTGCTTCAGGACTCTGCTGCGATGCAG AGGGCTGCACCACAGACCAGTCCTGCCTCCTCGAGGAGGATGGAGACGACCAAACCAGCCAATTTGAAGGCGGCGACCCCGGTGACATCATCCTCAGGCTCCTGCATCTGGCCGGTCACACTTCCTCTCATCGAGTTCACCAATAG
- the LOC121606135 gene encoding fatty acid-binding protein, liver-type: MSFAGKYQLESQENFEPFMKAIGLPDELIQKGKDIKSISEIEENGDDFKVTVTTGSKVLVNSFTIGKEAELETVTGEKLKSVVMREGNKLKVSLKGIESVTELVDGNTIVNTMTLGGIVYKRTSKRM; encoded by the exons ATGTCTTTTGCTGGAAAGTACCAACTGGAGTCTCAGGAAAACTTTGAGCCTTTCATGAAGGCCATTG GTCTCCCTGATGAACTCATCCAAAAAGGCAAAGACATCAAGAGTATCTCCGAGATTGAGGAGAATGGTGACGACTTCAAAGTAACGGTCACTACCGGCTCGAAGGTCCTCGTCAACAGCTTCACCATTGGAAAAGAGGCAGAACTGGAGACAGTCACTGGAGAGAAGCTCAAG TCGGTGGTTATGCGTGAAGGCAACAAGCTGAAGGTCTCCCTGAAGGGTATCGAGTCCGTCACGGAACTGGTGGATGGGAACACAATTGTCAAT ACGATGACACTCGGTGGCATTGTGTACAAGAGGACGAGCAAACGCATGTAA